The Candidatus Hydrogenedentota bacterium nucleotide sequence AGCGCATTTTTATTGCCGTTTATGCTGCCGATTGCGGCGAAGATCATGAATTTGTTCCTTCCAGGAAAAAAAATTTCTGGCCGCGTTGCGCGGCGTTGCGAACTATACGCGCTTCAACTGCGGCCTTCAACGAAATTGTAAACCGCTGAAATTAAAGACGTTGCAAAACTTAAATCGTTTTTTTGACTTTAGCGACCGCCAATCGGCCTGTAAAATAAGGGCGATTTGGCACCCAAAAAATTTTTAGCATTGAAAATAGGGCTTGACAAATCATTATTTAGAAGTTAATCAATACACCATCGCTGAAGGCGCTTCCGGTAGTTGCGCGCAGCACCGGAGAGAGTATACGTCTGTCGCGTATCTTGGGCCGGCGCCGACAGCATTCAAGACCCATTGATTTCAAAGGAGAAACAACCATGACCATTAAAAAAGCCAAGCCGACCGACAAGGCCCTCACGAAGTCCAAAGTCATCGAAGCCCTGGCCGAAGAAACCCAGCTTTCCAAGAAGGACATCGGCAACGTGCTCAACGCGCTGACCGAACTGTCCTACGCCCAGGCCGCCGTCGGCTTCACCATCCCCGGCCTCGGCAAGCTGGTCGTCCAGCAGCGCAAGGCGCGCAAGGGCCGCAACCCGAAGACCGGCGAGACCATCAAGATCGCTGCCAAGAAGGTGCTCAAGTTCCGCATCGCCAAGGCCGCGAAAGACGCGATCACGCCCGCCAAGGAAAAGAAATAGCCTATACCGCTTAACTGCGGCGCTGACCCGGCCCGGTCTTCACTTCGGTGAGGCCGGGTTTTTTTGATTGACAATGTACAATTGACAATTGACAATGAAGAGATTGAGCAACCTGCCAGCCAGAGATTTTCCGCCCGATTCTCGTTGTCAATTGTCAGTTGTCAATTGTCCATTATCCATTGTTGGTCGCGCGCTGAAGCGACGCATAGGCCACGAAATAATCGCGAATGGCCTGCACCAGCGCGGTCTTCGCCTGGGTGCGCGCCAGTTCCGTGTCAATGATCTCCGTCTGCGTGCCCGCGCCTTCCTTGTAGCGCAGCTCCGCCAGGCGCACGCTCTCCTCCGCCAGTGCAACCGTCTCTTTGCCCGCGCGCATCGAAGCCGTCGCTTCATCCAGCCGCACGCAGGCCTGTTCCACATCCGCCGCCACGAGACGCTCCAGGTCGTCCAACTGAATGCGCAAACTCTCCGCGCGCGCGCGGACCTCGCCCAGTTCATGCTTGCGCTGACCGCCGAGATAGAGATCCCACTGCGCGCCTACGTTCACCTGCCAGCCATCCGTCAATACGCGTCCGCCATTGTCCACGCTCTGCCACTTCACCGTGGCCGCCGCCTGAGGAAGGTACTTCCCCTTTACGCCCTTTTCCTGCTCGCCTGTCGCGGCGAGGGCTTCCTGAAGGGCGAGCACTTCGGGGCGTTTCTCGCGGGCCTGCGCAATCAGTTCCGATGCCTTGGCTTCCACGGGAGACCAGGGCAGCGACGCATCGTAGCTCAGGGGCTGGTGCTCCGGCAGCGCGAGAATGCGGCGCATGTTGATATCCGCGAGCTTCGCGCCGGCCAGAGCCGCCTCAAGATCGGAGCGCCGCGCGCCCGCTTCGGTCTTCGCGCGCATCACCTCAAAGTTGGTGATGGCACCTTCGCGCTGCAGGGCCTCCGTATCCTTCACATGACGCTCAAAGGCCTCCAGGGCCTCCGTGGCCACCGTGACGAGCGAAGCGGCCAGCAGGGCATTGTGGTAGGCTTCCCGCGCCTGATAGGCAATCTCCGCGCGGACGGCATCGCGGCGCCACACTTCCGACGCGGCAAGATATTCCGACGCCTTCACCGCCGCCTGCACCTGGCCGCCCGCGTAGATCAACTGCGTGATGCTCAGGCCCGTGGTGGTGGTCGCTTTGTCCGGCGCATAGCCTTCGGCGCCGATCAGTTTTTGAATGCCCGCGCGGCCGATGCCTTGATCAAGTTCCTCAATGTAGTTGTAGGCGGCCTGTCCCTTTATCTGTGGCAGCCGCCGCGCCTTCGCCTGGCCCGTCTGGGCCTCGCGCAGGGCGATATCGGTGTCGGCTTCGAGCACCTGGGCATTGTTTTCGAGCGCCAGCGCCACGCACTGATCCAGCGTCAGGGCCAGCGTCTCCAGCGCCTCGCCCCCTTCGACGCTCGTGTGATATGCTTCGGGCTCCGCAAGGATCGGCCCGGCCTGCTCCAGGAGTTGCTCCAGTTTTGGATCGGCCTGGGCCCCCGCGGTCAGCAGCGCGGAAGAGCAAAAGGCAAGGCGAAAAAGCGTGGATGATTTCATGGGGACAGACTCCCGAAAGGGTTAAGGCAGCGCCTGATCTTAATGCCCCCGGCTTGGGGCAGTCAAAGGCCCGCCTTCGCGCAACGTTCACCCGGCAGCATTTCCACACCAGCATCGGAGCATACCCATGAGCGAACTCATCATCGTGCGCCACGGCCAGGCCTCGTTTCTGTCCGGAAACTACGACCAGCTTTCCGAACTCGGCGTGGAGCAGGCGCGACGCCTGGGCGAGTTCTGGGCCGCACAGGGCACCCACACCACGCGTTTCGTCGTGGGCCCGCGCAGGCGACATCGCCAGTCGGCCGACGCCATCCTCACGGCGCTGAACGCCGCAAACCTGACCCCCACAGAAATCGCCGAAGATGATCGCCTCGACGAGTTCGACTGGGACGGCCTCTTCCGCTATGCGAACGGCACCCTCGCCGAACGCGACCCCGCCATCGGGGCGCTGAAACACGCCTTCGAATCGGCGCCGGATATCACGGCAAAGCGGCGCACCATCCAGCACTACATGGAGGCCGTCACCACGCAGTGGGCGGCGGGCGCGTTTCACGAAGATGGACTCGAAACCTGGGACGAGTTTCGGAGCCGCGTGCAAATTGCAGTGACGCTTCATACCGGGGGTTTGCCCAGAGGAAGCCGCGTGGTCCTGGTGACCTCAGGCGGCGTCGCAGCGGCCTCGGCGGGTCATGTGCTCGGTCTGGATGCCCCGCGAACCCTGGGCCTCATCTGGACCCTGCGCAACGGCGCCCTCGTGGAGTATCTCTTCGGCGGCGGCCGCATTTCGCTCAGCAGTTTCAACAACGCGCCCCACCTGACCGAAGCGCGGCACTGGACCTATCGGTAGCGAAATTTGATCAGTCCGATCAGTCCGATCCGTCTGATCCGTCTGATCCGTCTGATGAACTCCCAGAAAATGAAAAGGCCCTCCGCCACCTCGGCAGAGGGCCCTGGAATCGTTCAGTCGCTTATTTTGTGTGCCCCAGAATCGCCTCTTCCTTGAAACTCGCCAGCATCACCGTGGCGCGGGAATCCGTGGTATAGACCACGTAGATCGTGCCGTCCTTCGCCTGAATCGCCATGGGATAGGCAAAGGTATTGCCCGGCGCCACCACATCCCGGCGATGGGGCCAAGTCTTGTCGTTGTCCTCGGAAATCGCGATGGTCAGGGGAATCCGCTCGTTCATGTTGTCGTTGTAGGCCAGCAGCAAATGGCCGTTCTGCAACTTGATGAAACCCACGGCCGCATTCGGATTCGGAAACTGGGAATCTTTGCCGCGGGTCCAGGTATCGCCGCCGTCGTGAGACTCCGCGCGCACCAGATAGCGGTTCGTGCTCGGTTCGTAGCCACCGCCCACGCGGCAATAGGCCACCAGGTAGTCATCCGTGATCTGCACGGCCTCGGGCTGGAGATTGCCCTTCTTCGACTTGATCCGCTTCGTCGGCGTCCACGTGCGCGTCTTCGGATTGTGGCGCATGAAATACGACGTGGTGTCCCGCCCGATCACCTCGCGGTCGCTGCCCGTCTCGTGATAAACCGGCAGCAGGTAATCCCCGTTGTTCAGCACAATCGGACGACCCCGCACCATGGTGCCCATCTCAAAACCCAGGTTCATCGAATCCGACCACGTGTGGCCGCCGTCTTCGGAGATCTTCGCCTTGATCAGCGACTCGGACCACGTGGCGCCGATGCGCTGCACATAAAACAGCCACACCAGACCGTCCGGCGCCTGCCACACGATACCGTTGCCCTCGCCCTGAAATGGCGTGTCCGCCAGCAACTGCGGCTCCGACCATTCCGTCTGACCCGGTGAACGACGAATACCGTAAACCTTGGACTCATCCTCATATTCACCGCCGCCGCCATAAAAGGTAATGAAGATATCCCCGTTGTCCAGCTCCGTGATCGCGGCGGGGTGCTTGTAGGCCCCCGGCTTCTCCGTGCCGATCACCTTCTCCACCTTGATATCGTCCGCCGCGAGCGCGGAAGCCGAAAGAAAAACCAGCGCCAAAGCGCAGGACAGGGAATTACGCAACATGAAAGCTACTCCTTGTTGGGGTGAAACTGGACGTCGTCGACACCGGGGTAGAATAAAGGGTGGCCGAGATGAAACTCAATTAAAACTCGAATTCGCCCAGCGCTATTTCGTATGCCCCAGAATCGCCTCTTCCTTGAAGCTTACCAGAATCACCGTGTCGCGAATACCGGTCGTGCAGATCACGTGAATGGTCCCGTCCTTCGCCTGAATCGCCATGGGGTAGCCGAAGGTATTGTCGATGCCGCTCGTAGCCAGATCGCGGCGATGGGGCCAGGTCTGGTCGTTGTCCTCGGAAATGGCCGCCGTCAGGGGCGTGCGATAGTTCATGCTGTCGTTGAAAACCAGCAGCAGCTTGCCGCTTTGCAGCTTGATAAAGCTCACCGCCGAATTCGGGTTGGGAAACTGGGAGTCCTTGCCCCTGCTCCACGTCTCGCCGCCGTCGCGGGATTCGGAGCGGAGGATGTAGCGCGAAGTGCTGGGCTCAAAATCACCGCCGGGGCGGACATAAGCGATGAGATGCTCGTCCGTGATCTGGACGGGCTCCGGCTGGAGATTCCCATGCTTCGATTTGATCCGCCCGGTCGGGGTCCACGTGCGGGTCTTCGGATTGTGACGCAGAAAATAAGATTTCGTGTCAGGGAAGGTCCGGTCGATGTCGCTGCCCGTTTCGTGATAGACCGGCAGCAGGTAGTCGCCGTTGTTCAGCACGATGGGAACCCCACGGCACATCGTGCCCAATTCAAAGTCGAGCACCATGGAGTCAGACCACGTCTCGCCACCGTCTTCCGATATCTTCGCGAGGGTCCGCGACTCCGACCAGGTGTCGCCGTAGCGCTGGACGTAGAACAGCCACACCAGGCCGTCGGGCGCCTGCCAGGCGATGCCGTTGCCCTCGCCCAGGAAGGGCGTGTCCGCCAGCAGCTTCGGCTCGGACCATATCGTCTCTCCCGCCTTCCGTCGAATCCCCCACACCTTGGAATCGTCCTCATACTCCCCGCCGCCTCCGTAGTACGTCGCAAGTAAATCACCGTTGTCCAGTTGGGTAACGGAGGCCGGGTGCTTGTACTTCCCCGGATGCTCCTTGCCGATGACATGCTCGATGAGGATATCCTCGGCGGAGAAGACGGGCGTGACGAGCAGGGCGAGCGCGCCTGCGCAAAAAAGCGCGGTATAACGCATGGGTAGATCTCCGTTGATGTGCGAGTCGGACGTCATCACTGCGACTCAAAGGATATCTGCTGAGCAGACGGAATGCAACGCGACCGGGGGACGGACCCGCGCAACAGTGCCAGGTATCGCGGCAAGAACATTTACAACCCCCAGAATCGCAAGGTAACGAGGCGCACCATGAAGCGCGGGCCTGTCCCAGGGGATGCCGGAAAAGAACCGGACCGCTTGGCAGACAAACCACGAAAGACCCCCGTTTTCCGGTCCCTACATCAACTCGAAGAAACTCTCCTTGCCCAGATGCTTAAGATAGGTATCGGCGGCTTTCTGCAAGCTCGCCATCTATGCGAGCGAGTGCCAGCCGCCGTGGCCGCGATAGGTCATGCGCT carries:
- a CDS encoding exo-alpha-sialidase; the protein is MLRNSLSCALALVFLSASALAADDIKVEKVIGTEKPGAYKHPAAITELDNGDIFITFYGGGGEYEDESKVYGIRRSPGQTEWSEPQLLADTPFQGEGNGIVWQAPDGLVWLFYVQRIGATWSESLIKAKISEDGGHTWSDSMNLGFEMGTMVRGRPIVLNNGDYLLPVYHETGSDREVIGRDTTSYFMRHNPKTRTWTPTKRIKSKKGNLQPEAVQITDDYLVAYCRVGGGYEPSTNRYLVRAESHDGGDTWTRGKDSQFPNPNAAVGFIKLQNGHLLLAYNDNMNERIPLTIAISEDNDKTWPHRRDVVAPGNTFAYPMAIQAKDGTIYVVYTTDSRATVMLASFKEEAILGHTK
- a CDS encoding TolC family protein, whose amino-acid sequence is MKSSTLFRLAFCSSALLTAGAQADPKLEQLLEQAGPILAEPEAYHTSVEGGEALETLALTLDQCVALALENNAQVLEADTDIALREAQTGQAKARRLPQIKGQAAYNYIEELDQGIGRAGIQKLIGAEGYAPDKATTTTGLSITQLIYAGGQVQAAVKASEYLAASEVWRRDAVRAEIAYQAREAYHNALLAASLVTVATEALEAFERHVKDTEALQREGAITNFEVMRAKTEAGARRSDLEAALAGAKLADINMRRILALPEHQPLSYDASLPWSPVEAKASELIAQAREKRPEVLALQEALAATGEQEKGVKGKYLPQAAATVKWQSVDNGGRVLTDGWQVNVGAQWDLYLGGQRKHELGEVRARAESLRIQLDDLERLVAADVEQACVRLDEATASMRAGKETVALAEESVRLAELRYKEGAGTQTEIIDTELARTQAKTALVQAIRDYFVAYASLQRATNNG
- a CDS encoding exo-alpha-sialidase yields the protein MRYTALFCAGALALLVTPVFSAEDILIEHVIGKEHPGKYKHPASVTQLDNGDLLATYYGGGGEYEDDSKVWGIRRKAGETIWSEPKLLADTPFLGEGNGIAWQAPDGLVWLFYVQRYGDTWSESRTLAKISEDGGETWSDSMVLDFELGTMCRGVPIVLNNGDYLLPVYHETGSDIDRTFPDTKSYFLRHNPKTRTWTPTGRIKSKHGNLQPEPVQITDEHLIAYVRPGGDFEPSTSRYILRSESRDGGETWSRGKDSQFPNPNSAVSFIKLQSGKLLLVFNDSMNYRTPLTAAISEDNDQTWPHRRDLATSGIDNTFGYPMAIQAKDGTIHVICTTGIRDTVILVSFKEEAILGHTK
- a CDS encoding histidine phosphatase family protein, producing the protein MSELIIVRHGQASFLSGNYDQLSELGVEQARRLGEFWAAQGTHTTRFVVGPRRRHRQSADAILTALNAANLTPTEIAEDDRLDEFDWDGLFRYANGTLAERDPAIGALKHAFESAPDITAKRRTIQHYMEAVTTQWAAGAFHEDGLETWDEFRSRVQIAVTLHTGGLPRGSRVVLVTSGGVAAASAGHVLGLDAPRTLGLIWTLRNGALVEYLFGGGRISLSSFNNAPHLTEARHWTYR
- a CDS encoding HU family DNA-binding protein, whose product is MTIKKAKPTDKALTKSKVIEALAEETQLSKKDIGNVLNALTELSYAQAAVGFTIPGLGKLVVQQRKARKGRNPKTGETIKIAAKKVLKFRIAKAAKDAITPAKEKK